The sequence AGTTATATCACCGACCAAGTAATGAGCCATATTGACAATATGTGCGGCTAAATCCCCCAATGCCCCTAACCCTGCCAGTGCCTTAGTACAGTGCCAATCCAGCGGTGTTTGTGGGTCGGCCAGATAATCTTCATTATGAGTACCGTAAAAATGCACAACATCACCAATTTCACCGTTAGCAATAATCTCCCGCGCTAACTGACTGGTAGGGTTCTTCATATAGTTGAATCCTACCAGCGTTTTAACACCTTTTGCGCGTGCAGCCTCGGCCATTTCTTTGGCATCTGCGGCGCTAAGAGCCAACGGCTTTTCAGAATAAACATGCTTGCCATGGCTTATAGCGGCGAGAGCCATTTCTTTATGCAAGAAATTAGGTGCACAAATATCTACGACATCAATAGCAGGGTCAGCAACCAGTTCTTGCCAATGAGCAGTCGCCCGGGAAAAACCAAATTCTGCGGCGCGTTGCTGGGCCAATTCAGGTGTGACTTCTGCTAGCATTTCTAAAACCGGTAACCCCTTCAAAGGAAAAACAGTCGCGACCTGCGCATAAGCAATGGCATGACAACGGCCAATATAACCAGTACCAATAAGGCCAATTCGAACCTTTTTCATTCTATTCCCCATGCATCGTTAAGATTTATGCCTCACTAGGAGGTTAATTTGTTAACGGTTATACGAAATTAAAATTTCACATTCAATGCAAAAATGGAATGAAAAACATTTTTTGCGATGTAGTGCAATTAATTTTCTAAGCCAATGAAAACTTGCATTAACAAGTATTAAATCTCGTCATTCAGCTCACAAAATGAAACTACAGTAGTAATAAATGAATTATTAATTCTCTTTATGAAATTAAATGAATTATTATTTCAATAAGTTGCGAAGCGCTGCGCATCCCTGATAACACAAGGTTTCAATTCTGCAATTTCGTTATATAGTGAGCACCGCGATGAAGCATTTGGCTAAGTGGCTTCTTTATAATTACGGCAGGTAATTTGCTATGAACTCATCTTTTCTGGTAACACCACAATGGCTGGCAGAACATATTGATGATGCCAACATCGTTATCCTGGATGCCAGAATGTCACCTCCAGGACTAACACCTAAAAGAGATATTCAGGCCGAGTTTGAGCAGAGGCATATTCCCGGGGCTGTTTATTTTAATATTGATGCAATAGCTGATAACAGTACTGATTTGCCACATATGTTGCCATCGCCACAAG comes from Yersinia canariae and encodes:
- a CDS encoding Gfo/Idh/MocA family protein, producing the protein MKKVRIGLIGTGYIGRCHAIAYAQVATVFPLKGLPVLEMLAEVTPELAQQRAAEFGFSRATAHWQELVADPAIDVVDICAPNFLHKEMALAAISHGKHVYSEKPLALSAADAKEMAEAARAKGVKTLVGFNYMKNPTSQLAREIIANGEIGDVVHFYGTHNEDYLADPQTPLDWHCTKALAGLGALGDLAAHIVNMAHYLVGDITNVCGDMQTVIKQRPDPKNPSLLCAVENEDQASALVRFASGAMGTIETSRIACGRKMGLTYVVTGTKGAISYSQERMAELQLYRHDDPQSRQGFKTLLTGPQHPDYAAFCVSAGHGIGFNDQKTVEIRDLINGIAAGDRMWPDFDEGWKVSRVLDAIALSAEELCWINVVKD